The following coding sequences are from one Candidatus Nanopelagicus hibericus window:
- the rpsL gene encoding 30S ribosomal protein S12, with product MPTIQQLVRKGRAEKTDKTSTPALKGSPQRRGVCTRVYTTTPKKPNSALRKVARVRLTSGMEVTAYIPGEGHNLQEHSIVLVRGGRVKDLPGVRYKIVRGSLDTQGVKDRKQSRSRYGAKKEKK from the coding sequence GTGCCAACTATTCAGCAGCTGGTCCGTAAGGGCCGCGCCGAGAAGACAGATAAGACGAGCACGCCTGCATTAAAAGGTAGCCCGCAACGTCGTGGCGTTTGCACACGTGTTTACACAACTACACCGAAGAAGCCAAACTCTGCGCTTCGTAAAGTTGCACGTGTACGTCTAACAAGTGGCATGGAAGTAACTGCATACATTCCTGGTGAAGGTCATAACTTGCAAGAGCATTCAATTGTTTTAGTTCGTGGTGGACGTGTTAAAGATCTACCTGGAGTTCGTTACAAAATTGTTCGTGGTTCCCTTGATACCCAAGGTGTTAAAGATCGTAAGCAATCACGCTCTCGTTATGGTGCAAAGAAGGAGAAGAAGTAA
- the rpsG gene encoding 30S ribosomal protein S7 produces the protein MPRKGPVAKDPVVADPVYSSPVVTSLINKVLVHGKRSTAEAIVYGALENCRTKTSGDPVIVLKRALDNVKPTVEVRSRRVGGATYQVPVEVKPARALALGLRWIVDNSRERREKSMAERLGNELIDASNGLGAAVKKREDTHKMAEANKAFAHYRW, from the coding sequence ATGCCACGTAAAGGCCCGGTCGCAAAAGATCCAGTTGTTGCAGATCCTGTATACAGCTCACCTGTGGTTACATCTTTAATCAATAAAGTATTAGTGCATGGTAAAAGATCTACCGCCGAAGCCATTGTTTATGGTGCATTGGAAAATTGCCGCACAAAAACAAGTGGTGATCCAGTAATTGTATTAAAGCGTGCATTAGACAATGTGAAACCAACTGTTGAAGTTCGCTCCCGCCGTGTTGGCGGAGCTACTTATCAAGTACCAGTTGAGGTAAAGCCAGCTCGGGCATTAGCTCTGGGTCTTCGTTGGATCGTTGATAACTCCAGAGAACGCCGCGAGAAGTCAATGGCAGAGCGATTAGGAAATGAATTAATTGATGCCAGCAATGGCTTAGGCGCAGCGGTTAAAAAGCGCGAAGACACCCACAAGATGGCTGAAGCAAACAAGGCGTTTGCTCACTATCGCTGGTAA
- the fusA gene encoding elongation factor G — protein sequence MSVATAVDLAKVRNIGIMAHIDAGKTTTTERILFYTGINYKIGEVHEGAATMDWMEQEQERGITITSAATTCHWKDHMINIIDTPGHVDFTVEVERSLRVLDGAVAVFDGVAGVEPQSETVWRQADRYNVPRICFVNKLDRTGASFDRCVDMIKSRLNATPLVLQIPIGVEGDFLGVVDLIAMKALVWPGETKKGEDYLVEEIPANLAEKAKKARHDLIETLAESDDAVMEKYLEGAELTEEEIIAGIRRATLADKATPVLTGSAFKNKGVQPMLDAVNRYLPSPLDIKAIVGHKQGDPATAIERQPNNNEPFSALAFKIMRDPHLGKLTFVRIYSGSLTAGTAVLNSTKDRKERIGKIYQMHANKREEMDSAGAGMIIAVMGLKDTTTGETLCDVDKPVILESMDFPAPVISVAIEPKTKADQEKLGIAIQSLAEEDPTFHVKSDEETGQTIISGMGELHLEILVDRMKREFKVEANVGKPQVAYRETLRKTVSRYDYTHKKQSGGSGQFAKIQISVEPLPTGSEEPYEFVNKITGGRIPKEYIPSVDDGCQEALASGPLAGYPLVDVKVTLLDGAYHDVDSSELAFKIAGIAAFKEAAKLAGPVLLEPVMSVEVITPEDFMGDVIGDINSRRGQILAMDERSGARIVKALVPLSEMFGYVGDLRSRTQGRASYSMQFDSYAEVPQAVSKEIIAKVRGE from the coding sequence ATGTCAGTTGCAACTGCAGTTGATTTAGCCAAGGTTCGAAACATTGGAATCATGGCGCACATCGACGCGGGCAAAACCACAACAACTGAGCGAATTCTTTTCTACACCGGAATTAATTACAAAATTGGTGAGGTTCATGAGGGCGCTGCCACTATGGACTGGATGGAACAAGAGCAAGAGCGTGGAATCACAATTACCTCCGCTGCCACCACATGCCATTGGAAAGATCACATGATTAATATCATTGATACTCCTGGCCACGTAGATTTCACCGTGGAGGTTGAGCGTTCTCTTCGAGTATTAGATGGCGCAGTTGCAGTATTTGATGGTGTGGCAGGGGTTGAGCCACAATCTGAAACTGTTTGGCGCCAAGCAGATCGTTATAACGTTCCTCGTATTTGTTTTGTTAACAAACTAGATCGCACCGGTGCATCCTTTGATCGCTGCGTGGATATGATCAAGTCTCGGCTTAATGCAACGCCGCTAGTACTACAAATTCCAATCGGTGTTGAGGGTGATTTCCTAGGTGTGGTTGATTTAATTGCAATGAAGGCACTTGTCTGGCCGGGTGAGACTAAAAAAGGTGAAGATTATTTAGTAGAAGAGATTCCAGCAAACTTAGCTGAGAAGGCAAAGAAGGCACGCCATGATTTAATTGAAACTTTAGCTGAGTCAGATGATGCGGTAATGGAGAAGTACTTAGAGGGTGCAGAATTAACTGAAGAAGAAATCATTGCTGGCATCCGTCGGGCAACTCTTGCTGACAAGGCAACACCGGTGCTTACCGGCTCAGCATTTAAGAATAAAGGTGTGCAACCAATGTTGGATGCGGTCAATCGTTATCTACCAAGCCCACTTGATATCAAAGCAATTGTTGGTCATAAACAAGGTGATCCTGCTACCGCCATTGAGCGCCAACCAAACAATAATGAGCCGTTCTCAGCTCTTGCTTTTAAAATTATGCGAGATCCCCATCTAGGTAAATTGACCTTCGTTCGGATTTACTCCGGCTCACTAACAGCTGGAACTGCAGTACTTAACTCAACTAAAGATAGAAAAGAAAGAATCGGAAAGATTTATCAGATGCACGCAAATAAGCGTGAGGAGATGGATTCAGCCGGAGCCGGAATGATTATCGCGGTAATGGGTCTAAAGGACACCACCACCGGTGAAACATTATGTGATGTAGATAAGCCAGTAATTTTAGAATCAATGGATTTCCCAGCACCAGTTATTTCAGTAGCAATCGAACCAAAGACCAAGGCAGATCAAGAAAAACTTGGCATCGCAATCCAATCTTTAGCAGAGGAAGATCCAACCTTCCATGTGAAATCAGATGAAGAGACAGGCCAGACCATTATTTCTGGAATGGGTGAGCTGCACTTAGAGATTTTGGTAGATCGCATGAAGCGTGAGTTTAAAGTTGAAGCAAATGTTGGTAAGCCACAGGTTGCATACCGCGAAACACTTCGCAAAACAGTTAGCCGTTATGACTACACCCATAAGAAACAATCTGGTGGATCTGGTCAGTTTGCAAAGATTCAAATCTCAGTAGAGCCACTTCCAACTGGTTCTGAAGAGCCTTATGAATTCGTAAATAAAATTACTGGCGGACGTATTCCAAAGGAGTACATCCCATCTGTTGATGATGGTTGCCAGGAAGCACTCGCTAGTGGACCACTTGCTGGTTATCCATTAGTTGATGTGAAAGTAACTCTTCTTGATGGCGCTTATCATGATGTTGACTCATCAGAGCTTGCCTTCAAGATTGCTGGCATCGCAGCATTTAAGGAAGCAGCAAAACTTGCTGGTCCAGTTCTGCTAGAGCCAGTTATGTCGGTTGAAGTTATTACCCCTGAAGATTTCATGGGTGATGTCATCGGCGACATTAATAGTCGTCGTGGTCAAATCTTGGCCATGGATGAGCGGTCAGGTGCCCGAATCGTTAAGGCACTAGTGCCACTGTCAGAGATGTTCGGCTACGTCGGAGATCTTCGCAGCAGGACACAAGGTCGCGCGAGCTACAGCATGCAATTTGATTCGTATGCCGAAGTTCCACAAGCGGTATCGAAAGAAATCATTGCGAAGGTTCGCGGCGAGTAA
- the tuf gene encoding elongation factor Tu: MTKAKFERTKPHVNIGTIGHIDHGKTTLTAAISKVLHDKFPDVNPLMNFDQIDKAPEERQRGITISIAHIEYQTEKRHYAHVDCPGHADYIKNMITGAAQMDGAILVVAATDGPMPQTKEHVLLARQVGVPSIIVALNKTDMVDDAEILELVEMEVRELLNKYEFPGDTTPIVRISALKALEGDQKWVDALLELMNQVDSFIPQPTREIEKPFLMPVEDVFTITGRGTVVTGRIERGIVKVNEEVEIVGIRLDAQKTIVTGVEMFRKLLDEGQAGENVGLLLRGTKREDVERGQVVCKPGSITPHTDFEASAYILSKDEGGRHTPFFNNYRPQFYFRTTDVTGVVTLPSGTEMVMPGDNTAMTVTLIQPVAMEEGLRFAIREGGRTVGAGRVTKIVK, translated from the coding sequence GTGACAAAGGCGAAGTTCGAGCGGACCAAACCGCACGTAAACATCGGCACCATTGGTCACATTGACCACGGTAAGACAACTCTTACTGCGGCGATTTCCAAGGTGCTTCATGACAAGTTCCCGGATGTAAATCCGCTGATGAATTTTGATCAAATTGATAAGGCGCCAGAAGAGCGTCAACGCGGTATTACTATTTCTATCGCACACATTGAGTACCAAACTGAGAAGCGTCACTACGCACACGTTGACTGTCCAGGTCACGCTGACTACATCAAGAACATGATCACTGGTGCAGCACAAATGGATGGCGCAATTTTGGTAGTAGCCGCAACTGATGGACCAATGCCACAAACTAAGGAGCACGTACTTCTTGCTCGCCAAGTTGGAGTGCCTTCAATCATTGTTGCGTTAAACAAAACTGACATGGTTGATGATGCTGAAATTCTTGAGCTAGTAGAGATGGAAGTTCGTGAACTTCTAAACAAGTACGAGTTCCCAGGAGATACCACTCCAATCGTTCGCATCTCAGCGCTTAAAGCACTTGAGGGTGATCAGAAGTGGGTTGATGCATTGCTTGAGTTGATGAATCAAGTTGATAGCTTTATTCCACAACCAACACGCGAGATTGAAAAACCATTCCTAATGCCAGTAGAAGATGTATTCACTATTACTGGTCGCGGAACTGTTGTTACTGGTCGTATCGAGCGCGGAATTGTTAAGGTCAACGAAGAGGTTGAAATCGTTGGTATCCGTCTAGATGCCCAAAAGACAATTGTTACTGGTGTTGAAATGTTCCGTAAGTTACTTGATGAGGGTCAGGCCGGCGAAAACGTTGGTTTACTTCTTCGTGGAACTAAGCGGGAAGATGTTGAGCGTGGTCAGGTTGTTTGTAAGCCTGGATCAATTACACCTCACACAGATTTCGAAGCCTCTGCATACATCCTTTCAAAGGATGAGGGTGGTCGTCACACACCATTCTTTAACAACTACCGTCCTCAGTTCTACTTCCGCACAACGGATGTAACTGGCGTAGTAACACTGCCATCTGGTACTGAAATGGTTATGCCTGGCGATAACACCGCTATGACTGTAACTCTTATTCAGCCAGTTGCAATGGAAGAGGGACTTCGCTTTGCGATCAGAGAAGGTGGCCGCACCGTTGGTGCAGGTCGCGTAACCAAGATCGTCAAGTAA
- the rpsJ gene encoding 30S ribosomal protein S10: MAGQKIRIRLKAYDHEVIDSSAKKIVETVERTGATVAGPVPLPTEKNTYCVIRSPHKYKDSREHFEMRTHKRLIDIIDPTPKTVDSLMRLDLPAGVDIEIKL, from the coding sequence ATGGCCGGACAAAAGATCCGCATTAGGCTTAAGGCGTATGACCACGAGGTGATTGATAGTTCAGCGAAAAAAATCGTTGAAACTGTTGAACGCACCGGGGCAACCGTCGCAGGCCCTGTTCCGCTGCCAACTGAGAAAAACACTTACTGTGTTATTCGCTCTCCCCATAAATATAAAGATAGCCGCGAGCACTTTGAGATGCGCACCCATAAGCGCCTAATTGACATCATCGATCCAACTCCAAAAACAGTTGATTCCTTGATGCGTCTTGATTTGCCAGCTGGCGTTGACATTGAGATCAAGCTCTAA
- the rplC gene encoding 50S ribosomal protein L3, with protein sequence MTTTQSRSSAIKGILGTKLGMTQVFDSQNKIVPVTVIQAGPCVVTQIRSIEKDGYTAVQLAFGATEPRKVSKPQTGQFAKAGVTPRREVCELRISSTDGYTVGQELKADVFAAGEIIDATGTSKGKGTAGVMKRHGFSGMGASHGVDKRHRMGGSVGNRTTPGRVFKGKRMTGRMGIDTVTTQNLLVHSVDAENNKILVRGSVPGAIGGTVFIRTAAKMTAAETVNTKVGA encoded by the coding sequence ATGACAACTACGCAATCACGCTCATCTGCCATTAAAGGCATCTTGGGCACAAAGCTGGGTATGACTCAAGTCTTTGATTCCCAAAATAAAATTGTGCCAGTAACTGTTATTCAGGCTGGTCCTTGTGTGGTTACTCAAATTCGTTCAATTGAAAAAGATGGCTACACCGCTGTGCAACTTGCATTTGGTGCAACTGAGCCAAGAAAAGTTTCTAAGCCACAAACCGGCCAATTTGCAAAAGCTGGTGTGACACCACGTCGTGAGGTTTGTGAACTTCGAATTTCATCCACTGATGGCTACACCGTAGGTCAAGAATTAAAGGCAGATGTATTTGCAGCTGGTGAAATTATTGACGCCACCGGTACATCAAAAGGAAAAGGAACCGCTGGTGTTATGAAACGCCATGGTTTCTCTGGCATGGGTGCATCCCACGGTGTTGATAAGCGTCACCGTATGGGTGGTTCAGTTGGAAATAGAACTACACCAGGAAGAGTATTTAAGGGCAAGCGCATGACTGGCCGCATGGGTATTGACACCGTCACCACCCAAAATCTTTTAGTGCATTCAGTAGATGCTGAAAACAACAAAATATTAGTTCGCGGTTCAGTTCCTGGCGCAATTGGTGGCACAGTATTTATTCGCACAGCAGCCAAGATGACTGCAGCAGAGACTGTTAATACAAAGGTTGGTGCCTAA
- the rplD gene encoding 50S ribosomal protein L4 → MSLKIEVKDITGKATGSIDLPAAIFDVQANVPLIHQVVVAQLAAARAGTHKAKNRGEVSGGGKKPFKQKGTGRARQGSTRSPNQRHGGVAHGPVPRKYDQRTPKKMIAAALKGVLSDRQRASRIHAVSGLVEATTTKAAIAAVRQFSDRKNLLVVLSRNENSAWLSLRNHDELHLIVNDQLNAYDVLVSDDVIFSEGALRDFIAGPTTGKGATAVARESEVGVSA, encoded by the coding sequence ATGTCATTAAAAATTGAGGTTAAAGATATTACTGGTAAGGCAACTGGTTCAATTGATCTGCCAGCAGCAATATTTGATGTGCAGGCGAATGTGCCATTAATTCACCAGGTGGTAGTTGCGCAATTAGCTGCAGCCAGAGCTGGAACCCATAAGGCTAAAAACCGTGGTGAGGTTTCAGGTGGTGGAAAGAAACCATTTAAGCAAAAAGGAACTGGTCGCGCTCGTCAGGGTTCAACCCGTTCACCAAACCAACGTCATGGTGGAGTTGCCCATGGTCCAGTCCCTCGTAAGTATGACCAACGCACACCTAAGAAAATGATTGCAGCAGCCTTAAAAGGTGTGCTCTCTGATCGTCAACGCGCTTCCCGGATTCATGCAGTTAGTGGTTTGGTGGAAGCAACAACTACTAAAGCTGCAATTGCAGCGGTGCGTCAATTCTCAGATCGCAAGAATTTATTAGTCGTCCTATCACGTAATGAGAATTCAGCCTGGCTATCACTTAGAAATCATGATGAACTTCATTTAATTGTGAATGATCAATTAAATGCCTACGATGTTTTAGTTTCTGATGATGTGATTTTTTCTGAAGGTGCCCTTCGTGATTTCATCGCCGGACCTACAACTGGCAAAGGTGCAACCGCAGTTGCCCGTGAGAGTGAAGTAGGAGTATCAGCATGA
- the rplW gene encoding 50S ribosomal protein L23: protein MKNYRDVLLAPVVSEKSYSLLDGNKYTFLVSPDANKTEIKIAVEKVFNVKVLSVNTMNREGKRKRTALGFGKRKDTKRAIVHVAAGQRIDIFGGPVS, encoded by the coding sequence ATGAAAAACTACCGTGATGTATTACTAGCACCAGTGGTCTCGGAGAAGTCATACTCATTGCTAGATGGCAATAAGTACACATTCTTGGTATCACCTGATGCTAATAAGACTGAAATAAAGATTGCAGTAGAAAAAGTATTTAATGTAAAGGTATTAAGTGTTAACACCATGAACCGCGAGGGTAAGCGCAAGCGAACCGCTTTAGGTTTTGGAAAACGTAAAGATACCAAGCGGGCAATTGTGCATGTAGCAGCTGGACAACGAATCGACATCTTTGGAGGACCAGTCTCCTAA
- the rplB gene encoding 50S ribosomal protein L2 translates to MALRNLRPITPGQRGASVPDFEEITRQKPEKSLVRPINSKGGRNATGRVTMRHQGGGHKRAYRLIDFIRNDKDGVPAKVAQIEYDPNRTANIALLHFADGEKRYIIAPDGLVQGAAIENGPAADIKPGNNLPLRNIPVGTMIHAIELRPGGGAKIARSAGSAVQLVAKDGPYAQIRMPSGEIRNIDVRCRATVGTVGNAEQVNRNYGKAGRMRWKGKRPSVRGVVMNPVDHPHGGGEGKTSGGRHPVSPWGLPEKRTRKKKASDSLIIRRRKSNKKR, encoded by the coding sequence ATGGCACTGCGTAATCTGAGGCCGATCACACCTGGTCAGCGCGGAGCAAGCGTTCCTGATTTTGAAGAGATCACTCGTCAAAAGCCAGAGAAATCTTTGGTCCGTCCGATCAACTCAAAAGGTGGTCGCAACGCAACTGGACGAGTAACCATGCGCCATCAAGGTGGCGGACACAAACGTGCCTATCGGTTAATAGATTTTATTCGCAACGATAAAGATGGTGTGCCAGCAAAGGTGGCACAGATTGAATACGATCCAAACCGCACTGCAAATATTGCACTACTTCACTTTGCTGATGGCGAGAAGCGTTACATCATCGCACCAGATGGTTTAGTGCAAGGTGCAGCAATTGAGAATGGCCCAGCTGCAGATATTAAGCCAGGAAATAATTTGCCACTTCGTAATATTCCAGTTGGAACCATGATTCATGCAATTGAACTTCGCCCAGGTGGGGGAGCAAAGATTGCCCGCTCTGCTGGTTCTGCGGTGCAGTTAGTTGCTAAAGATGGACCGTATGCACAAATTCGTATGCCATCTGGTGAAATTAGAAATATCGATGTTCGCTGCCGGGCAACTGTTGGCACAGTTGGTAATGCTGAGCAAGTAAATAGAAATTATGGAAAAGCTGGCCGAATGCGTTGGAAGGGTAAGCGCCCATCGGTTCGCGGTGTGGTTATGAACCCAGTAGATCACCCACATGGTGGTGGTGAGGGTAAAACTTCTGGTGGTCGCCACCCAGTTTCACCTTGGGGTCTACCTGAAAAGCGCACCCGTAAAAAGAAAGCAAGTGATTCTTTAATTATCCGTCGACGCAAGTCCAATAAGAAGAGATAA
- the rpsS gene encoding 30S ribosomal protein S19 produces MPRSLKKGPFVDLHLSKKVEEQNAKNTKNVIKTWSRRSMITPDMIGHTIAVHDGRKHVPVFITEAMIGHKLGEFSPTRTFKGHSRADGKAVVVSE; encoded by the coding sequence ATGCCACGCAGTTTAAAGAAGGGTCCTTTCGTTGATCTTCATCTATCTAAAAAGGTAGAGGAACAAAATGCGAAAAACACTAAAAATGTTATTAAAACTTGGTCACGTCGATCAATGATTACTCCGGACATGATTGGTCACACCATTGCAGTTCATGATGGTCGCAAACATGTGCCAGTTTTCATTACCGAGGCAATGATCGGTCACAAGCTTGGTGAGTTTTCACCAACTAGAACTTTCAAAGGTCACTCTCGTGCTGATGGAAAGGCGGTGGTAGTAAGTGAGTAA
- the rplV gene encoding 50S ribosomal protein L22 translates to MSNTDTTTALVSRAVLRDLRATPQKARRVVNLVRGQRADTALNMMKFANQPELGQAIYTLIASAVSNAKQKNPSLRDASELWVVEALVDEGFTMKRYRPRAQGRGFAIDKRSSQVTVVLSDDKNLRTNKNLKASQMQKPKARRKPAVIADKPAPTKAADSLSEKPAPKKAAAKKATAKKAPAKKAATKRKAE, encoded by the coding sequence GTGAGTAATACCGACACCACTACCGCATTAGTTTCTCGCGCAGTACTTCGCGATTTACGTGCCACACCACAAAAAGCTCGTCGAGTTGTGAATCTAGTTCGTGGACAACGTGCAGATACCGCACTTAACATGATGAAGTTTGCTAATCAGCCAGAGCTAGGACAAGCGATCTACACATTAATAGCCTCCGCTGTTTCAAATGCAAAGCAAAAAAATCCATCACTTCGTGATGCATCTGAGCTTTGGGTGGTTGAGGCGCTAGTTGATGAGGGCTTTACGATGAAGCGATATCGCCCACGTGCACAGGGGCGTGGTTTTGCAATTGATAAAAGGTCATCACAGGTCACCGTGGTGTTATCTGATGATAAGAATCTTCGCACTAATAAAAATTTAAAAGCTTCTCAGATGCAAAAGCCAAAGGCGAGACGAAAGCCAGCGGTAATTGCAGATAAGCCAGCACCAACAAAGGCAGCTGACTCGTTATCTGAAAAGCCAGCACCAAAGAAAGCGGCAGCTAAAAAAGCTACCGCTAAAAAAGCACCTGCCAAAAAGGCAGCAACCAAGAGAAAGGCCGAGTAA
- the rpsC gene encoding 30S ribosomal protein S3: MGQKINPHGFRLGITTDFKSRWYADKLYGAYVKEDILIRKLMAKKMERAGVSKIEIERTREKVRIDLFTARPGIVIGRRGQEADKLRIDLENLTGKQVQLNILEVKNPEIDAQLVAQGIAEQLAARVSFRRAMRKGMQTALKAGAEGIRVQCGGRLGGAEMSRSEFYREGRVPLHTLRADIDYGFAEAHTTFGRLGVKVWIYKGEVIESRAERAAAALAAAKAPKPNRSTRAPRAPRGEVKTTTVAERAAEAAAAEQSSTPVTPDESGAN; this comes from the coding sequence ATGGGTCAAAAGATAAATCCACACGGCTTCCGTCTTGGAATTACTACTGATTTTAAATCACGTTGGTATGCCGACAAACTTTACGGTGCCTACGTTAAGGAAGATATTTTAATTCGTAAATTAATGGCAAAAAAGATGGAGCGAGCTGGCGTATCTAAGATTGAGATCGAGCGCACCCGCGAGAAGGTTCGAATCGATCTATTTACTGCACGTCCGGGAATTGTGATTGGTCGTCGTGGTCAAGAGGCGGACAAGCTTCGAATTGATCTAGAAAATCTAACCGGCAAGCAGGTGCAGTTAAATATTCTTGAGGTCAAGAATCCTGAGATTGATGCGCAACTAGTTGCACAAGGAATTGCTGAGCAGTTAGCTGCTCGTGTTTCATTCCGTCGTGCGATGCGAAAAGGAATGCAAACTGCATTAAAGGCAGGAGCAGAGGGAATTCGCGTGCAGTGCGGTGGTCGTTTAGGTGGAGCAGAGATGAGCCGTTCTGAGTTTTATCGTGAAGGCAGAGTTCCACTACACACATTACGTGCTGATATTGATTATGGATTTGCCGAGGCACACACAACATTTGGTCGCTTAGGTGTAAAAGTTTGGATTTATAAGGGTGAGGTTATTGAATCTCGCGCCGAGCGTGCTGCTGCAGCTCTTGCTGCTGCGAAAGCACCAAAACCAAATCGTTCAACCAGAGCACCGCGGGCACCACGTGGTGAGGTTAAAACTACAACTGTTGCCGAGCGTGCTGCGGAAGCTGCTGCTGCAGAACAGAGTTCAACTCCAGTAACACCTGATGAGAGCGGAGCTAACTAA
- the rplP gene encoding 50S ribosomal protein L16 — protein sequence MLIPRRVKHRKQHHPKRAGKSKGGTAVSFGDYGVQAMAPAYVTNRQIEAARIAMTRHIKRGGKVWINIYPDRPLTKKPAETRMGSGKGSPEWWIANVKPGRVMFEISGVTEAVATEAMTRAMHKLPMKCRIVRREEF from the coding sequence ATGTTAATTCCACGTCGAGTTAAGCACCGTAAACAACATCACCCAAAGCGTGCTGGAAAATCTAAGGGTGGAACAGCGGTTTCCTTTGGTGATTATGGTGTGCAGGCGATGGCGCCAGCATATGTAACAAACCGCCAAATTGAAGCGGCTCGTATTGCTATGACACGTCACATTAAACGTGGTGGAAAAGTTTGGATAAATATTTATCCAGATCGTCCATTAACTAAGAAGCCAGCTGAAACTCGTATGGGATCTGGAAAAGGATCTCCAGAGTGGTGGATTGCAAATGTGAAGCCAGGAAGAGTTATGTTTGAAATTTCAGGTGTGACCGAGGCGGTTGCTACTGAGGCAATGACTCGTGCGATGCACAAATTGCCAATGAAGTGTCGAATTGTTCGCCGAGAGGAGTTCTAA
- the rpmC gene encoding 50S ribosomal protein L29: protein MSSTTAETLRASSTDELNEKLREAKEELFNLRFQAATGQLENHGRLTAVRKEIARIYTILRERELGIGVSA, encoded by the coding sequence ATGTCATCTACAACTGCTGAAACATTACGCGCTAGTTCAACTGATGAGTTGAATGAGAAGCTACGTGAGGCGAAGGAAGAGTTGTTTAATCTGCGCTTTCAAGCAGCGACTGGTCAGTTAGAAAACCATGGCCGCTTAACTGCAGTACGTAAAGAGATCGCTCGGATTTACACAATTTTACGTGAACGCGAACTAGGGATTGGAGTCAGCGCATGA
- the rpsQ gene encoding 30S ribosomal protein S17 yields MSKEKASAASVERPFRKTREGIVTSDKMDKTVVVAIQDRVKHGMYSKVLTRSRKLKAHDEGNTAGIGDRVLIMETRPLSATKRWRVVEILEKAK; encoded by the coding sequence ATGAGTAAAGAAAAAGCATCAGCTGCTTCAGTAGAGCGCCCTTTCCGTAAGACCCGTGAAGGAATTGTGACTAGTGACAAAATGGATAAAACTGTTGTGGTTGCTATTCAAGATCGAGTAAAGCATGGGATGTACAGCAAAGTTTTAACACGCTCTCGTAAATTAAAAGCACATGATGAAGGCAATACCGCCGGCATCGGTGATCGCGTTTTAATCATGGAAACTCGTCCACTCTCAGCAACAAAACGCTGGCGTGTGGTTGAGATTCTTGAGAAGGCTAAGTAA
- the rplN gene encoding 50S ribosomal protein L14 codes for MIQQESRLAVADNTGARELLCIRVLGGSSRRYAGIGDIIVCSVKDAIPGGQVKKGEVVKAVIVRTVKENRRADGSYIRFDENAAVIIKDDGEPRGTRIFGPVARELRDKRFMRIISLAPEVL; via the coding sequence ATGATTCAACAAGAATCGCGACTAGCAGTCGCCGACAACACTGGCGCAAGGGAATTACTTTGCATCAGAGTTCTAGGTGGTTCATCTCGTCGCTACGCTGGAATTGGCGACATCATTGTTTGTTCGGTTAAAGATGCGATCCCTGGTGGTCAGGTGAAAAAAGGTGAGGTTGTTAAAGCTGTCATCGTTCGCACCGTAAAAGAAAACCGTCGCGCCGATGGTTCATATATTCGCTTTGATGAGAATGCTGCCGTAATTATTAAAGATGATGGTGAGCCACGTGGAACTCGTATTTTTGGTCCAGTTGCTCGCGAACTTCGGGATAAGAGATTTATGCGAATCATTTCATTAGCTCCGGAGGTGTTATAA
- the rplX gene encoding 50S ribosomal protein L24, whose product MANIRKGDTVQVIAGKDKGTTGTVLSIDRVKERILIEGVNRVKRHTKETTSDRGVKVGGITTVESAIHLSNVMLVDGEGKATRIGSRKDENGKNVRISRRSGKDA is encoded by the coding sequence ATGGCAAACATTCGTAAGGGTGACACCGTGCAGGTAATTGCCGGTAAAGATAAAGGCACAACTGGAACTGTCTTATCAATTGATCGCGTCAAAGAGCGGATTTTAATTGAGGGCGTTAATCGAGTTAAGCGCCACACAAAGGAGACAACCTCTGATCGTGGTGTAAAAGTTGGCGGAATTACCACAGTTGAATCTGCAATTCATTTATCAAATGTGATGTTAGTTGATGGTGAAGGCAAGGCGACTCGAATTGGATCTCGCAAAGATGAAAACGGCAAGAATGTTCGTATCTCTCGCCGTTCTGGAAAGGATGCCTAA